CGCCAGGTCCGCCTCGATCTTTTTCCTGCGGCGCACGAGCTCCGCGTATTTCAGGAAATTGAGCCGAATATCGTATTCCTTGAGCTCGCCGGTGAGTCCCAGGTAGACCTTCGTCTTCTCGGCCTGTTTGGCCTTGAGGTCTTTTTCCCGCTCGATCTCACGCACGATATCGTTGATGCGCTCCAGGTTGGTGCTCGTCTCCTCGAGCTTGCGCAGGCTTTCCCGTTTCTGGAATTTAAAGCGCGAAATGCCCGCCGCCTCTTCGAAGATGTAGCGTCGGTCCTCCGCGCGCGTCGAGAGTATCAGGTCCATGCGTCCCTGCTCCATCACGGAGTAGGCGGATTTCCCGATCCCCGTATCCATGAAAAGCTCCTCGATGTCCTTGAGGCGCACGGGCGACTTGTTGATCAGGTATTCGGATTCGCCGTCGCGAAAGACGCGCCTGGTGACGGTGACCTCCTCGGAATCGAGCGCGAGCACGCGGTTGGCGTTGTCGATCGTGATGCTCACCTCGGCCAGCGACAGCGGTTTGCGCGAATCGGTGCCCGAGAAAATGATGTCCTCCATCTTCTCGCCCCGGATGTTGCGCGCCTGTTTCTCCCCGAGCACCCATTTTATTGAATCGACGACGTTCGACTTGCCGCAGCCGTTCGGGCCCACGATCGCAGTGATCCCGGGTTCGAATACGACGGGGGTCCGTTCCGCGAAGGATTTGAACCCGAATATTTCCATGGACTTGAGAAACATGTTCAGTCAGGTGCGTTCGTTTTTTTCCGTGTTTCTTATTTCAGGAGTCGATTCGGCCCTGAAGAGGGGATGCGCCGGTCACGGGACGCGATTGCCGTCCCGCGTGAGCGTCTGTTTCGAAATAAGATTATGTGCTTCAATAAGGCGGGAGCGCCCATTAGGCAAGTAGAATTTTACCCGGCCCCGTGTTTTTTGCCGCTGTGCCGGGCGGTGTTCTCCGGGCGCGGGCGCCGATATCGCTTTCGGTAATATCAGAACCCCACCCTTGTCCTTTTGCCGTAAATCCGCATAAGCTCCGCGGAAATCTCCCCCGGCGCCGATACCCGGACCTCTATGGCGTGCTCCGGGCAGAGCGCCGCACAGCGGCCGCACCCCTTGCACAGCGCCCCGTCGATGAGGGCTCTGACCCCTTCCCGCGAGATCGCGCGGGCCATGCACGCGTCCACGCACGCGCCGCAGCCCGTGCACGAATCGAGCACCACAACCGATACGCCGGGAAGCCTGAAGGTATTCTCGGTGAATCCCGGTGAGAGGCGCTCCCGCACGATCCGCCGGACGGTGCAGCAGCACTCGCAGCAGAAGCACACGTTCAACATGCGCCGGTAGTCGACGCCCCACATCCAGGCGTCGAAGCTGTTGTGCACCACAAGCGGGAAAAGCCCGGACGCGATCGCGTCTGCCGCATGGCGCACCGCCCGGTCCGCCGTCACCTCGAGGCCCAGCCCCGGGTCGAGCCCGCCCACGGCGTCCCCCAGGAGCAGGCAGCCCAGCGTTACCGGGTGTGTGCGACACCCCTCCCCGCGGCGGCACAGGCACTCGCGCATGACAGCGACGCGGGAAGCCCCGCGAATGAGCGGTTCGAGTATCGCGAGCGGCAGCACGACATGGGGGCCCGATACCACCGTCGCGTGTATCGGAACCATATGACCGGAAGTGGTACGCGAGGAATCGCGCCGCGAAAACACGCGCCACCGCTCGAACGGGCGAAGCAGCCTGCCAAGCGCCATGATGACGCGATACCGATACGCCCTGTACCCCATTGTCCTTCTATTGCCTCGATCCCATTGCCCAATGACCGGAACGCCCTGCGCGGCAGTGTAGTGCGCCTCTGAGTTTCATGCTTATGATGCCATTGTCAATCTATTTCGCGTGCAGCTATAACGGCACATGTCATGTGGTACCGTTCGCGTCACCCTTTCCGATACCTTGACAAGCTGGAGCATTCGTATCGGCGCGTTACTTTCCAAATACCACAAATGGTTGACCGTTTTCACGGGGCCCTGTATACTTTCATATGAACGGCCGCCCTGTTTCGCGGCCCCGAAATCCAGGCAGGCCGATACATTGGAAACACGATCACGCATCACGGAAATTCCCCAGACGCTCATCCTGGCGCTCACGATCGTCCTTGCCGCCGGCTGGCTGGCCGGGTGCGCCAGCACCGGGAAGGCCAGGATATACAGGTTCACCGACACCTACACGGGGGGGCCAAACAAGCAGACGGAAACCGCCGACCGGATTGAGCGGGAGGCCACCTACGCGGTCTATTTCAAGCTCCTTCGCACCGAGGAATGCATCCGCGTGAGCATGAGCGCCCAGAAGGCCGGCCAGGAAAACATTTTTTTGCAGGAGAAGGCCCTTCCCATGTTCTTCATCGTCGAAAAGGCCATCGACATCAGGAAACTCGCGGTTCCGGGCCAGCAATTCATGTTTTCGGAACTGGGAAGAAATTACGATATCAATTTCAAGCCGAAACAGGACGTCGAGATATGCTCCGACGAGGCCTATCCCATCAAGAGGCTCGACGCCGCGGTGTACCGCATCCGCTTCTCGGCGCTCAGTGGCGAGGATTTCGAGCTGTTCACCTCCGTGTTCTCCAACGCGTCGCAGGCCGTCATCTACGCCGACCCGGAACAGGCGTTCAAATGAAGCATTATGTCTATCTCGAGTCCGAGAACAACTTCGAAATGGGCGAGGAGTGGCTGCGAAGAAAGGACTACGAGAAGGCGGAGCTGCATCTGAAAAAGGCGATAGAGCTCAATCCCCGCTTCATGTATTCGTATATCGTGCTCGCGGAGGTGTACGCCAGGAAAAAAGACTTCACGAAAGCGGGTCAGATATTGAACAAGGCATCGAAGATCGATCCGGAGTTCCATAAGCTCCACCACCTCATGGCAAAATACGCCTTCAAGGCGGGCGACTACCCGCTCGCGCTCCGGCACATCGACCGCGCTCTCAGCGAGAACGCGCAGCCCCTGTACGAGAAGTCGCGCCGCGTGATTGATCGGGCGCTTAAAAACCGCCGGTAGGTCCGCATGGATTTTCCTTGACGGCCCGAGACATAATCGGTATATTATGCGTGATTTTGCGCGACGTGACCGTCTCGCCTCGTTTTTGTGCGGGGTATCGTGCGTTTCGGGCAGAATTAACGGGTATTTGGACCCGCATATTTTGAATCAAATATGGAGGAAACATGAAAAAACTGGTAGTGATGCTTGCCGTGCTCGGCCTGCTGTTCCTGGCCGCGGACACCTCTTACGCGCGCGGAATCGGAATCAAGGGCGGATACGCCGTTATGGGTGGCGATTATGCGGATGCCGAGATCGATGATACCCCATTTTTTGGCGTATTTTTCGACGCTGGAAATTTTCTTTTCAACAGCCTGAAATTCAAACCGGGCCTGGATTACCTGACACTCAAGGGACCCAATGACACCTTCGAAGCCGACGTGTGGGGCATTCATATCGACTGGTACTGGCACTTCCTGGGACAGACTGCGATCAGCCCATTCCTTGGATTCGGTCCCGCTCTGAACCTGTATGATTTCAAGACCTCGCATGAATCCGATTCCGATGCGGGCATCGAAGGATTTGCCGGGTGCGAATTCGCGATAGCGGGTCCCTTTACCCTTATACTCGAAGCGCGTTACGTAATCCACGACATCGCGTCGACAGACACAAACATGTGGAAGCTGGGCGTAGGGATTCAGTATAATTTCTAACTCCGAGTTCTCAGTCGGATAAAATCCCCTTCTCGCAAGTAGAGCCGTCCCACCGGGACGGCTCTACTTGAATGCGTATCGGCCCCCAAAACTCCTTACGCCTTTCTCCTCTTATCAAAATCCGCCCGGCTGAAAAGCGCTATCACCTGCACGCCCGTCGCCTCGATCGCTTCGCGGCCGCCTTCCTCACGGTCGACCACCACCGCAGCCCTGATCACGTTCAGGCCGGATTCGCGCATACGTTCGATCGCCGTGATCGTGGAGCCGCCCGTCGTGATCACGTCGTCGATCACCACCACGTCTTTCACACCCTCCAGCACGCCCTCGATCCATTTTTGCGTGCCGTGCTTCTTGGGCTCCTTGCGCACGATGAGCGGTTTAATGATCGCGCCGTTGCGGAACGCCTCCAGGCTTGCCGCTAGCGCGATCGGGTCGGCGCCCAGGGTGAGGCCGCCGCAGGCCTGGCAGCCCAGGTCCTTCACCGCCTGGAACATGAGTTTCCCCGTGAGGGTGCATCCCTCCGGGTCCAGCGTCGTCGCCTTGCAGTCGAAATAATAAAAGCTCTCGCGCCCGGATACGAGCTTGAAGGGCGGTACCTCCCGGTACATGAATGATTTCGTATAAAGTATTTCGAACAGTCTCTCGCGATCGGTCATTCGTCTCTCCTGAATTGATTATTGATTATTCACATTAAGCGTTTATCCGCCGGCGCCCCTCAAGGGAGATGAAGACCCTGTTTTTACGCTCTTAACAATTCTCTCCATTTCTCTCTTTGCCCCCTCCGGGGGTGCGGGGGCTTCCCATTCCCTACCCTTCCGTATTAAGCTTTGACGCGGGGGTGTTTTCGTGCAAGTCTTTTCACTTCTCTTTTTTGTACTTCTCCGGCCACAGGCGCTCGAGCCTTTCGCGGATGGCCTTTTCACTTCCTTCCATGGAAGGCTTGTAGTAGACCTTGTCTTCCAGTCCCTGCGGCAGGTAGCTTTCTTTCACGAAATGTCCCGCGAAGTCATGCGGGTACCGGTAGCCCTTCGCGTAGCCCAGGTCCTTCATGAGGCCAGTGGGCGCGTTCCGGAGATGCAGCGGTATCGGAACCGAATGGTCTTTCGCCTGTTCGCGCGCGGCCGTGAGGGCCATGTACGACGCGTTGCTCTTGGGGCACGACGCGAGGAAGGTGGCGCAGTGCGAGAGTATGATCGCGGCCTCCGGCATGCCGATATTCTGCACGGCCACCATAGCCGAGGTCGCGATCGACAGCGCCTGGGGAGAGGCGTTCGCCACGTCCTCGGAGGCGAATATCACCATGCGCCGCGCGAGGAAGACGGCGTCCTCCCCCGCCTCAATCATGCGCGCCAGGTAGTAGACCGCGGCGTTGGGGTCAGAGCCCCTCATGGACTTGATGAAGGCGGATATAGTGTCATAATGCCGGTCCCCGGCGCGATCGTAGTAGACCACGCTGTCGCGGACCGCCTCATCCAATATTTCGCGGGTGATGACCCCGTCCAACGAGAGCATCGCCGACTGCTCGAGCACGTTCAGCATCCGCCGTGCGTCCCCTTGTGCCAGGGCCACCAGCCTCTTCTTCAGATCGTCGTCTATGCGAACCCCCGCGTCGATGAGCGCCTTATCACCGGCCAGGGCGTTCTCGAGTATGACCGATAAATCCCCGGGCGCAAGGGGCTTCATCCGCAGCACCCGGGTCCGGGAGAGCAGGGGCGCGATCACCTGGAACGAGGGATTCTCCGTCGTGGCGCCGATAAGCACGATGTCCCCGCCCTCCACAGCGCCCAGCACCGCGTCCTGCTGCGCCTTGTTGAAGCGGTGAATTTCGTCCAGGAAGAGAAGCGTCTTCACGCCCCGCGCGCGATTCTCCTTGCCCTTCTCGATCACCTTGCGCACCTCGGGCACCCCCGAGGAGACCGCGCTCAGGAAATACGACTCCATGCCGCAATGCTCCGCGATGAGGCGCGCGAGCGTTGTCTTCCCGCACCCTGGCTCGCCCCAGAGGATCATGGAGAACGGCGACGCGCGCTCGATCAGGGTGCTCACGATGCGTCCCGGTCCCAGGAGGTGGGCCTGCCCCGCGAAGCCGGGGAGCGTGAGGGGCCGGCATCGCTCTGCAAGCGGCCGAATGTCGGGCGTGGTCACGAGTGTATACCTCGATTTTTGACTGGGGATGCGGGCACCCCGGGGAGATTCTCTGCACGGCGGGGGGTACTGTAAAATAAAAAAATCCGGCAGTACCGGATTTTTTTAGGTGTATCAGCGACGGTTCAAATCTAGCTGCGCTCTTCTTCAGCGTGGTCCTTCGCGACGACCTTGACTGCCACGAAGCGCCTGCCCTTGCTCTGGGCCGCAAAACGCCTGATCTTCTTGATCCGCCTGCGCTCTGCCTCTTCACGCTTGCGCTTTTTCTCTTCGCTGGGCTTCTCGTAATAGCGCCTGCGCTTGAGCTCTTTGAAGATGCCCTCGAAGGCCATTTTCTTCTTCAAGTTCTTGAAGGCCTTCTCGATATCCCCATTGACATCGACTTCTATCGGTGCCGGCATTGCCTGTCTCACATCCTTTTTTTAAAGTTTGTACAAGCCTATTGGACCCGCATGAATTGTCAATTAAAATTAAGAAGGGCGCGGGGGGTTCCCGCGCCCTGTTTTTATACTATCAATAATGTTACTTCGCGATTTCCTGATCGATAAGAGCCAGAACCTCGTCAACATTGTATACTGTTCCGTAGTTGATGAACTTGACCTTCAAGTCCTTCCCGATGAGAATGACGATTGACATGTCATCGACGTTACCGAGTCCCCACTGGGTCGGGAGTGAACGGTCGGCGTCGGTGAGGATCGTAGTATTGAACTGGGCCTCCTTCTTCCGCACCATCGCGCGAATGGCGGAATTGGGGATCCATTTTGAATCGGCGAGATTCGCGACGCCCTGTCCGCGGAATACGGATTCGGAATAGCTCTTACCTTTAACCGCGGTAGAAAGCGCATCGTTCGCATCGGCGGCGGTGCTGTCCGCGTAGGTGATCATGACCACCTTGGAGCCGAGATCCGGAATGACGGCGGGATTATCGGCCGAGTCGCGCAGCTGGATGTTCCATACGGCGTCGCCTACGCCTAACGCATATGCGCTGACCGCGCACGCAATGGCGCAGAATATCGTCAGAGCGATCAAAGACTTTCTCATAATATAAAACCCTCCTGTATTTTTACTCCCCCGACCATGAGTACGTAGACCGCATGAGACCCTGTTACCATGTATCCACCGCCGGGAAACGCATGGGCGGCGCACAGGATAATTGAATATCCATGCCTGCTCAGCACCTGTCTGGGTTTGTATCTGACATATATCATCCCGAAATTTATGTCAACCACTTAAATATGGATGGCGGTGCGGCTTTTTTGTTTGACCCTGACCGCGCGATGGGATAAGCATGAGGGGACCCCAACATTCGTAAAACAATTCATCCAAGGAGCGCAGCCATGAGTGAAAAAATCCCGGCCCCCGCGGCACATGACAAAAAACGGGCGGAAGAAAAACAATCCCGGCTGTCCGTCCTCAAGGCAAAGCTTATGTCGTTCCTGAACGACGTATACCTGGGTGAAAAAACCTACAACAAGATCACGGGAAAAATACTGAATGTGATCAAGATTTTCATTGTCTCGACGCGCAAGTTCATGCTGGACGACTGTCTCACCAAGGCCTCGGCGATTGCGTACACGACGGTGGTCTCCCTGATCCCCACGCTCACCGTGGGACTCACCTTTTATTCCATATTCGCGGGCGCCGGCGCGAAAAAGGAAGACCTCTTCCGCATGATGACCCAGTACATGACCGAGCACAACATCAAGCTCAATATCGACACCATCATAGAATCGATATCCTCCCTCATCGACAACGCCGCGCAGATAGGGGGCATCGGCGCCGTGGTCATGGTCTTCACCGCGACCGCCGTGCTGCGCTCACTCGAGAGCTCGCTCAACAGCATCTGGCAGGTGGAGCGCCAGCGGCCCGTGTTTCTCAAGATCATCTATTACTGGGCCGCGCTCACCCTGGGCCCGCTCATGCTCATAGCCGGGACCACGGCCGCCACGCAGGTATCCGCGTTCTTCTCCGCGCCCAATTACAATGCGGCAACCATCGCGCCCGACGGCCGCCTGTGGGTGACCGGGCAGAAATTGAGCATCCAGAACACGGCCCTGGGCGCCCTCAGCCTCCAGCCCGTCAAGCCGGACCGCTTCGACATGGACAACCAGCGCGTATTCGATTTCGATCCCGCGACGAAGACATTCAAGGAACAGGAATTCCGGCTGGAGGAGATGGAGCTTCGTAAACACGAACTCACCGACATCCAGTTTGTCAACAACCGCGGGTGGGTCGTCGGAAAAGGCGGCGTCATCTTCACCTCGTATGATCGCGGCAACACATGGCTCCCGGAGAAATGGGGCGGATTTAATTTCAGGGATATCCACATGCTGGACGCGATGCGCGGCTTCATCGCCGCCGAGGACGGCTACCTCCTGAAAACGGAGGACGGCGGGAAAAAATGGACCATCCAGGAATTCGGCGGGTTCAACTCAAACCTGAACTCCATAAGCTTTTATAACACTACCGGGATAATCACCGCCGATCGCGGGGCCCTGATCATAACCACCGACGGGGGAAAGACCTGGGCGCTCGATTACCTGAACGAGGCGAAACGCAAGAAACGCCCGGTAAGCCTCAACCAGGCCTCGATGCTCTCCGAGCAGAACATCTGGATCGTGGGCGACGAGGGGTTGATACTCAATACCGAAAACGGCGGGAAAAAATGGACCGTGTTCAAGTTCCAGGAAAAGAATTACACTGCCGTATATTTCGCGAATAAAACCACGGGCTATATCGGCGGCGAGAAAGGAATGTTTATCTATACCGATAACGGGGGCGAGAAATGGACGCGCTCGAATCTCCCCTCGCCCACGGTCAGGCGGTTTGTGCCGGGAGACGGCGGTATCATCGCGGTGGGTGACGCGGGAATGGTGCTCAAGTCCGTGGATAAGGGTAGCACGTGGCATGGATCCAAAGGCTCAAACGTGGTGGGTTATCTCCTGAACTTCTTCGCGCCGTTCGTTTTCATCTGGCTCCTCTTCCTCCTGACCTACATCGCGCTTCCCAACATGAAGATTCCGTTCAAGGCGGCTGCGGTAGGCGCCTCGTTCACCGGCGCGGTCTGGGTGGGCTTCATCCTGATATTCATCGTCTACGTGAAAAGCTTCGCGACGGGCACGGTTGCCGTGTACGGCGGACTTGCGGCCATTCCCATATTCCTGCTCCTGGTTTACTCATCGGCCGTGATCATCCTGTACGGCGCGCAGATCGCCTATACGCTCATGCATCCCTTTTCTTACCAGAACCTGAGACGGGCGTTCAAGGAAAACAAGGAAACGGCCGTCTATTACGGCATCGCGATCCTTTATACTATTTACCGTAATTTTGAAAAAGGCAAGGGCCCAACCTATTTCAAGGACCTGTTGAAGGCGACGGCGAACCAGGCGGACGATATCGATCACTTCAACGCGATCTTCAAGAAGGAAAAGCTCATCATTGAGACGGGAGACGGGGGTCTCATCCCGTCGACGTCGTCCGGCAATATCAGGCTTTCCGCCGTGATGGACATCATCCAGAGCAGCGACCTGGCGCTCCCGGCGCACGGCACCGATTCCCTTAAGCGCTATTTCAGCGACGTATTCAAGACGCTTAAAACTCAGCGCAACGAAACGCTCGGCGACATCACGCTTGAGAAAGTCATAGACGAGGTGGGCTGATACGCTATCAGTTGATAATGTAAAGGAACACGCAGGGGATGACGATCCTTTCCCCCTTGATGTCCTCGGGGATGGGACCGAATTCTTTCGAGATGGTGACGGAATCCAGGCAGGAGGAATCAAGCGAGGCGGTTCCCAGGGAGTCCACGATCTGGACGTGCTGAACCTCCCCGGCGCGGTTCAGCACGAAAAAGAGGCGCACCTCCTGGTTGGGTATCGCCATGATGCGCAGCCGCCCCGGCGTGTAGGTGCCCGTTATCGGGTCAAACCCGCTGATCACGGAATTGGCGAGCATGGGCGGGAACCAGTTCGAACCGATCCTGTCCATCATTGCCTTGAAGTACCTGAAATGGGGGTACTTCTTCGTATTGAACGAGAAACTGCCGCTGTTGGTGAAGAAGAGCGCGTTGTCGCGGGAGTAGCCCAGCTTGTCGGGAACGCGCGTGAGATCGGTCGAGCCCTCGTCACCCAGCACCCCGCCCCGCGTTACCGGGGCAATCGATATCTGAACCTCGCTGTCTTCGCCGGTGAGGGCCTCGGAAAGGTCCTGCGAGGACGCCCTGCCCATCGTGCCCGATTTACCCCTGCCGCGCTGGAGGACGAAGTCCCTTGAATTGTTGAGCCAGGTGTCTCCCTGGTTAAGGCTCATGTATCCCTTTGCCGAAGAATCCTTCTCGCCAAGCATCGTGGTATCGTTCACGACCTGCTGCTCGTCCTCGTTTATGTTGGCGATGATCTGGCGCCCGCCAAAGA
The nucleotide sequence above comes from Spirochaetota bacterium. Encoded proteins:
- a CDS encoding tetratricopeptide repeat protein, with product MHPREHERPEGRPGKHFFAGEGPSHVLHRRKGHRHQETRGSGPAIHVFGTGKKLRYQFQAETGRRDMLRRGLSHQEARRRGVPHPLLGAQWRGFRAVHLRVLQRVAGRHLRRPGTGVQMKHYVYLESENNFEMGEEWLRRKDYEKAELHLKKAIELNPRFMYSYIVLAEVYARKKDFTKAGQILNKASKIDPEFHKLHHLMAKYAFKAGDYPLALRHIDRALSENAQPLYEKSRRVIDRALKNRR
- the pyrE gene encoding orotate phosphoribosyltransferase; this translates as MTDRERLFEILYTKSFMYREVPPFKLVSGRESFYYFDCKATTLDPEGCTLTGKLMFQAVKDLGCQACGGLTLGADPIALAASLEAFRNGAIIKPLIVRKEPKKHGTQKWIEGVLEGVKDVVVIDDVITTGGSTITAIERMRESGLNVIRAAVVVDREEGGREAIEATGVQVIALFSRADFDKRRKA
- a CDS encoding replication-associated recombination protein A — encoded protein: MTTPDIRPLAERCRPLTLPGFAGQAHLLGPGRIVSTLIERASPFSMILWGEPGCGKTTLARLIAEHCGMESYFLSAVSSGVPEVRKVIEKGKENRARGVKTLLFLDEIHRFNKAQQDAVLGAVEGGDIVLIGATTENPSFQVIAPLLSRTRVLRMKPLAPGDLSVILENALAGDKALIDAGVRIDDDLKKRLVALAQGDARRMLNVLEQSAMLSLDGVITREILDEAVRDSVVYYDRAGDRHYDTISAFIKSMRGSDPNAAVYYLARMIEAGEDAVFLARRMVIFASEDVANASPQALSIATSAMVAVQNIGMPEAAIILSHCATFLASCPKSNASYMALTAAREQAKDHSVPIPLHLRNAPTGLMKDLGYAKGYRYPHDFAGHFVKESYLPQGLEDKVYYKPSMEGSEKAIRERLERLWPEKYKKEK
- the rpsU gene encoding 30S ribosomal protein S21, translating into MPAPIEVDVNGDIEKAFKNLKKKMAFEGIFKELKRRRYYEKPSEEKKRKREEAERRRIKKIRRFAAQSKGRRFVAVKVVAKDHAEEERS
- a CDS encoding YihY family inner membrane protein produces the protein MSEKIPAPAAHDKKRAEEKQSRLSVLKAKLMSFLNDVYLGEKTYNKITGKILNVIKIFIVSTRKFMLDDCLTKASAIAYTTVVSLIPTLTVGLTFYSIFAGAGAKKEDLFRMMTQYMTEHNIKLNIDTIIESISSLIDNAAQIGGIGAVVMVFTATAVLRSLESSLNSIWQVERQRPVFLKIIYYWAALTLGPLMLIAGTTAATQVSAFFSAPNYNAATIAPDGRLWVTGQKLSIQNTALGALSLQPVKPDRFDMDNQRVFDFDPATKTFKEQEFRLEEMELRKHELTDIQFVNNRGWVVGKGGVIFTSYDRGNTWLPEKWGGFNFRDIHMLDAMRGFIAAEDGYLLKTEDGGKKWTIQEFGGFNSNLNSISFYNTTGIITADRGALIITTDGGKTWALDYLNEAKRKKRPVSLNQASMLSEQNIWIVGDEGLILNTENGGKKWTVFKFQEKNYTAVYFANKTTGYIGGEKGMFIYTDNGGEKWTRSNLPSPTVRRFVPGDGGIIAVGDAGMVLKSVDKGSTWHGSKGSNVVGYLLNFFAPFVFIWLLFLLTYIALPNMKIPFKAAAVGASFTGAVWVGFILIFIVYVKSFATGTVAVYGGLAAIPIFLLLVYSSAVIILYGAQIAYTLMHPFSYQNLRRAFKENKETAVYYGIAILYTIYRNFEKGKGPTYFKDLLKATANQADDIDHFNAIFKKEKLIIETGDGGLIPSTSSGNIRLSAVMDIIQSSDLALPAHGTDSLKRYFSDVFKTLKTQRNETLGDITLEKVIDEVG
- a CDS encoding energy transducer TonB codes for the protein MERPVEIKFTLVVLVSMCLHAMGILAVVLPDYHQRLDELAKHHAASQLFGGRQIIANINEDEQQVVNDTTMLGEKDSSAKGYMSLNQGDTWLNNSRDFVLQRGRGKSGTMGRASSQDLSEALTGEDSEVQISIAPVTRGGVLGDEGSTDLTRVPDKLGYSRDNALFFTNSGSFSFNTKKYPHFRYFKAMMDRIGSNWFPPMLANSVISGFDPITGTYTPGRLRIMAIPNQEVRLFFVLNRAGEVQHVQIVDSLGTASLDSSCLDSVTISKEFGPIPEDIKGERIVIPCVFLYIIN